TGTTAGGGCttcaaaatattagaacatgtgaacatgttcttttataaaaattctaaagCATTGAATATCAATCAAGAAACAAGCATTCAATACTTTCCATGTAATGGCCGAAACATACAAACCCTAGCACATCCAAGAATCATTTTTTGCTCTTGAAACTTAAAACACCAATTGATCATACCTCATCCATACTAATAACCATGACCTTCAAGTTGATAGCATGCATTCCAATCAACTTTTTCATGAACTGagaatcttctaatgtgttAAACAAAGCTTTAACAATGAATACTCATGGGTGGCCGAAACAATCTAGTGATCATAGACAACATTTTCTTGAATTTAGTCCCATACAAGATTCGTTAATAAACAAATTCATATACAAAACAAACATTGTGCAATCTGAACCCTAATATGGTTTCTTATTCCATTTTCAGAACATAAATACATTCAAAAGGCCATTCTATTCATACATTAGATAATCAagctataaagagattatatcaCATGGAAGAAACATTAATATCATAAACAATTGTATAAAACTATGCAACCAACAAGTTCACATGACATATACACAAAATATCCAAGTATAAATTCTAAGTGTACTTAAATCCGTAATATAtagcaagcaagctgaaaatacatataatactCGTTAGGTTCATCATTTAAGAAAACCCTAACCCATGTGATTAAGTGTTGTGCTCTTGacatttttttccaagaaaggacTCCAAACATTTGGACCTCCCTCCCTAGAGTCCAAAACTTgtctacatcaaaactctagctCATAGAAACACTATAGTCGTGGCCTTTATCCTAAAAAATACCATACTTGTTGCATCTATCTTTCTTGAAGAAAAACTCTAATCTAACCATGTGCATAAAAACATAGGTTCATGTGGAAAAACCTTTCAAAACATGAGCGAACTCGTTCCAcctcaaatgtgtgtgtgtgtgtgagcatgAGTTCTAGATGAACTCACTAAAAACCGAAACTTCTAGTTGAAAGTATCTTCTTACTTTGCTTATCCTCCAAATGATGTTtggatgagaagaaaatattgtggagagtgtttggatggtgagaaaatgatagaaagtTGAAGAGAAGGTGATGGCCGTATACTTCAAGAGCAATTCACAAAGTGACTAAAAGTTCTAGGGTTTTCAGTTGCTCTCATATTTAGACACAAAACTTCCTACACAAGCCAATGTTCcttgcatggatgccaagtggcatgccaccctaaggcctcttcttctagctcatcatttgattgtgttggaaACACAATAGCACCTTTTGGACAAGTGGCGCCTCCTTCCTCAAAACTGAAGCCTCTTTCCTCTTTTGCCCCTTCATTTCATGTCTTCGTTCAATGACCTCGTGGCTAAAAGGTCTTTTATCAAACTCAAACCTTCCTAAATCTCTTAGATGCATGtatgtgtgccaagtggcatgtgaggtgtgtgtgtgtgtgtgtgtgtgtgcatgggctGCTGAAAACTCTCTTTTTCTCAAAGAAGATCTTCTTTCACCACACTTTTCGACAAGCATATGATTGGTCCAAAATTGCACAAACTCCCTCGCCCTAGCCGTCCATCTCAAAGTGTCTTACACAAGATTCTTCTAAAAATCCTCCTAGGCGTGCAACCTCCTCTTcccaaactttatttttcccCTTCCCAAGACAAAGCTTTTCACCTACCTTTTTGCATGTATGACACATGACAAAAAGCAAACCTTCATTCTCCATGGTTGTCGTGCAAGGCCTCTTGGCCTTCCCTAGGCTCCATTTTTTCATAATCTAATCATTCTCCTTCTAGAACCTCTCTCCCATAGTGACAAATGTCATAATGCTTCTTCCTACAAATAATCCTCCATGCATGCGTGACACATGGCAAGATGAATAGTTGATCTCCTATGGTAGGCGTGTAAGGCCAAACCCTAGATCCTTCTCACCTCTCTTCCCTTatttccatctagattcatcaagtcctaaACATAAGCTCTATTGGATGATAACTAGTATGCAAGATCTTGAGTTAGGCGTGAGCCCTAGTTCCATTGGGCTTCAAACCCTAATTGCCTGTGAAGGTCGAAAGTCTCATAGgatgtgtttaaaaaaaatatttacacaaaaaGCCTAGAAAGTCTTGGTCGTCACAAAGAGGTTGCATGGATTTAGTTACAAATATTGGTAGCAAGGTTACTAAGCAGATGAATAAAGAGTTTTCTGGAAGATACAAAGAAGAGGAGGTGGCTCAAGCTTTGAAGCAGATGCATCCAACAAAAGCACATGTCtcctattttctttcaaaaatactgGCATATCATTGGTAAATCTGTCACTGTTGTCTTACATGCCCTTAATTTTAGAGATTTGCCAAATGATCTCAATCACACATTCATCACTTTGATTCCTAAGAGAATTTCAGCCTTGAAAGTGGCAGATTTTCGACCCATAAGTTTGTTTAATGTCACTTACAAGCTTATTACAAAAGTATTGGCTTATATTCTCAAACAAGTGTTGCCTAGTATCATTTCTGCATCACAAGCTGCTTTTGTGCCGGGTAGACTTATCACAGATAATGTCCTTGTGGCTTATGAACTTATACATATTTTaagacaaaaaatgaaaaggaaaaaaggttgTATGTCCCTTAAACTagacatgagtaaagcataCGAAAGGGTAGAATGCGACTTCTTGGAGCAGATCATGGCCAAGTTAGGTTTTGAGACCAAGTGGATTCATATGATTATGAAATGTGTGtcctcaattttcttttatgttctgATCAATGGAGTTCCAAAAGGACCAATTACTCCAAGTAAGGGACTGAGACAAAGGGATCCAATATCCCCTTATCTTTTTCTACCTTGCATTGAGGATTTAATCCATCTACTTAGAGAAGTTGTTGATAAGCTTTTTGTGCCTGGTAATCAAATTTACAGAGGTGCTCTTAGATTaaatcatttgttgtttgctgaTGACATTCTCATTTTCTGTAGAGTAGATATCAATACTAATAAGTCTATTCAAGATTTGTTGAAGAAGTATGAGTTGGCATCTGAATAGATTATTAATATGGATAAAACCTTTATGGTGTTTAGCAGAAATGTGAGTAATACTATCAAAGAGGATATAAGGATGTAGTGGAGGGGGGAAGGTAGTAATGTTCAACAGTATGAAAAGTATTTGGGACTACCTCCTATggtgggaagaagaaaaacaaatgcaTTTTCTAGGATCAATCATAGAGTATGGCAGAAATTAcaatattggaaaaaaaatcaactgtCTCAAGGAGGAAAAGAAGTCTTGCTTAAAGCAATTGCATTATCCATTCTAACGTATGCCATGAGCTATTTTAAGCTACCTGGTTGCTTGTGTAAGGAGTTGGAGAGTATGATAGCTCAATTTTGGTggggtaaaaaagaaaatgataaaaaaaaaaatccacttggttagttggaagaaaatgtgtaATTCAAAGTTTAGATGAGGGTTAGGCTTTAAAGACTTGAAGCTGCTCAATTTGGTTCTTTTAGCAAAACAAGGGTGCAGGATCTTACAAGAGAAACATACATTGCTTCACAAagtttttaaaactaaatatttcccaaaagcatttttttttttttattcaaagttGGGCTATAACCTTTCTTATGCTTGGAGAGGAATATGGGAAGCCAAGTCTTTTCTTTTCAGGGGTTGCCAGTGGCTTGTGGGCGATGGAAAATTGATAAAAGTGTGGACAAATCCCTCCCTTGGTCACAAAATATTGCGAGCTGAACTGAATGCAGTGGACGAAGGGAGAGGAATGACAGTTGATTCACTCATTGCTATTGATACTTGATGGTGGAATGTTCAAAACAGTTAtggctctcttcaatccaattgTAGCTACTGACATCCTTAAGATTATTATCTGTCCAAAAGGCAATGAGGATAAATGGATCTGGAGTCATGAGAGAAATGGGTGTTTCAGTGTTAACAGTGCATACAGATTCGTTAAAAGTATCAGTGAGGAATCTGTTGGTGAAAGCGCTATAGGTAATAAAAAAACTCTTTGGGAAAAACATTATGAAAGTTGAAGATCCCTCAGAAGATAAAGATTTTTACTTGGAGGGCATGTAAAAACTGTTTACCAACTTATAGTAACCTAAGACAGAAACATGTTGAGATTGACACAATGTGTTACTTCTGCAAAAGTGAAGAGAATGATCTATCACATGCTCTTGTCTACTGTCTTGAATTAACAAAggtctgaaaaaattatttgcctTTGTTGTTTGAGAGTGCAGAACCTCAGAGTTTTTTAGAGTTAGTGTTGTTGCTGAAAGAGAAGGGAACTATGGatgattttcaaacttttttcttaattgCATGGGGATTAtagtttaggagaaataagagGATTCATGAGAATATTTCTTTTGCAACTAAATAAGTGATTGCTCATGCATTACCCTTGCAGAAATTCCACAACGAGCTGGTGTAGTCTTCAAGTTCAAATCCAAAGACTGTATAGCTGGAAACCTCCTCCTACTGATTTTCTCGAGGTTAATGTTGATGGAGTTTTGTTATTTAGCCAACCTAAAGTTGAAGTGGGAGTTAGAATCatgtatcaataatattatttttttatctttatttattaataagactGGATACATAATCACTTATTCAgtattataaatagaatttctgcttttttttttttttttaaattgtttatggcCAGACATACATGTCAAATGTCAAGAATGGTTTCCAGAAAGTCCTTGGGAAACAGTAGCGTGCTTCGTAAGTCCAATTCAACCAGATCGAATGGCATCGGCAATCCCTCAACCACTATGGCCACTGTTTCGCCAGCACAGATCAAGTAGTAGATTCCTCATCTCCCGAAATCCTCCACAAAAATGCACGGCGAAGAAGAAGAGCGACAATGTTTCTAGTTGTCTTCCTAGACTCCCCGATCTCCGTCTTCGTCACTATAATACTTCTCATCTTCCTCTTTCGCTTTGCCCTTGTCTTCGTCTTCCTCGTCCTCCTCTTCATTTTCTGCTCCAACCTCGTTCACCTCCTTTTCGTCATTCTCTGCCCCTCATGAACACTTATCAGGCTGCAGCTCAGGACTCCACCACCCAGCCCTCAACCAAAACGGTACATACTCATCTCGCTCTACATTTAACTTTCGTTGGTAATAATATGTTATAGTGGTCTCTCTAAGATTCTCAATCATATGGGTGTAATGGGTGGCTGTGAGGTACCCTAATTTATGATAATTGGCTGTCCCTCTAGCTTTACAATCATATTTTGAGTAATGGGGCTCTCGATTCATTCGGTAATTCATGATTATGAGATTCTTTCTGGACTCTTCTAGGTTTTCCAGTTCGTAAGAACTGGGTAATGGGTCACCGTGAaatatgaattaactaataattGGTTCTAATTAGCTGTTCTAATTAGCTGTTTCGCTGGGTTTTTCCACGATTCATGTGCAATTGGTCACTCTAAACTCGTTAATAGTAGTTTTTTATTTGGCGTTGCATAGCTCTTTAGTCTTATGGAAATGGTGGGTTGCTCTGTATTAAATTGATACTTAGTGACAATGGGTTTTGATTCAGTCATGTTTTTGAGTAGTGGTTCTTATAGAAACACTCATTTCTACCTTAAAAGGCCTAATAAGAGGAGTGGGATAACCAGGATGACTTTGTTCTTAAGTCATGTGGGACTTCTCAATACGCTTCCTCACATGTGGGGCGGTATTTCCGGTACCATCATCATGGATAGATCACATGAGCTCATCATTATTCATAGATTGACctactctgataccatatagaaatACTCATTTCTCCtcataaaaggtctaataagaGGAGTGGGATAACTCCTTATAAAGCCCAggatgagtttgttcctaaATCATGTGGAACTTCTCAATAGTTGTCTCTTGATTTGTCACTGCCTGGTTATAATTTGTAACTGCCCAACTAAAGTTTTAacgaattttgtgttttgaagtACAGGTGAGGGTGGCGATAAGGGGAAGAGTGCAGGGGGTGTTCTACAGGAAATGGACGGTGGATAATGCTAACCAATTGGGGCTTAAAGGTTGGGTGCGAAACAAGAGGGATGGCTCTGTGGAAGCTCTGTTCTCTGGGAGCCATGATGCTGTGCAGGAGATGGAGCAAAGGTGTCGTCGGGGTCCAGCAGATGCACTGGTTACTGGCCTTGAGGTTTTTCCTTGCAGTGAAGATCCCGGCTCTGGATTTGAGCTCAAGCCAACAGTGTGATCAAGCTATGTAAAAGCATTTCCCCCAAGTTGCTAAGCTAGGATGTATAGCATAGTATTTTCTATATTCGAAAATATGCCTCAAGACTCTATTTAACCAACATATATGAAGTCAGTATTGTTGAATGTTAGGCATCTGTATATTATAGAGTGATGATAGGCATCTGTTCAATTAAAGGCTTTCGTGGTCATTTAGGTTAATGACGATTGTAATTTGTGATAGCCGCCGAATAAGCACCAGGCAAACCAAATTCAGAGGTTGGTTAGTGTGATACATGTAGCAGCCATGTCAATTGTTACTCTTTTCTTGTAAATTTATGGTACCCACtagcattcatcttttattatgCCATCTGATTGtaccaatcaaaataaaattgtcaTCTGATTGTGGATTTGGTGTCCCTTCAATCGTCTTTGGTAGATgagtattttgtttaaattggAAATTGCTTCTACATGACTATTGCCCCTTGcaattcatcattcatataaattatatttggtTGAGTAGTTGCTTTGCTATCGAGGAAGCGGATGTTGATAGATATTACAGAATACTTCATCACAAAACTTCTTTTCTTACCTCATATGCATGGAAAAGCATCTGTTTGGCAAAGGGTTGTATATGGAGCGTAGGCAATGGTGAAAGTAATAAAATCTGGCAGGATAACTGGCTGCCCTCTTTACACAATAGAAGGGTCATATCCCCATGCAAAATACTGGAGCCAAATGCTCTATGGTCAATGAACTAATTGGGATGGAAACATATAAATGGAAATgattattataaatatcttcTTCCCTTTTGAAGCAGAACTTATTTTAAAGATTCCTCTGAGCCCTCCCCCCGAGCAGCGTAGACCAATTAGCATGCGGAGGAAACAGGAAGGATGAgttaataaatagtagtgagatgagataggaattttgtgaatagtagtaagatagtttatgaatagtagtgaaatagtttaagttggatatttttttagattttgggaaatgagagagaaaacgttgaataaaaaataatataaagttaaaatattgttagaatataattttttaatattatttttgtttagagatttgaaaaaattgattttttttttatgttttgtttgaaagtttaggagagttgtaatgattaatttaaaaattttgtatttaaattatgtttaggaaggaaatgagatgagattgttttGGAATgagattatttccaaacaagccatTAAGGAAGCAAGAAGACAGCTGAAAGTTCTAACGGGTGAAAACCCAGAATTTTGGATACAACTTTGGTACTGGAATATGACAAAGAATGTCAAGTACTTTGCATGGAAGGTCTGTTCTGAAACTCTGCCAAGTAAACACAATCTGTTTAAGAGAGGCATCCTCTCCGTTTCCAAGAACCCATATCATTGTTTCCACTTCTGCAGTTCCTGATAACGATAATGGTGATTATGATCAACTGAAAGCTAGCCAAGAAAGGCAACTCTGTATAGCTTCATCGAATTGATAATAACAGTGAAAAGAtttgagttatgatattttatgggttttggaaaaagaaagagaaaaagttaaattaaaatattataaaattaaaatattgttagaatataattttttaatattatttttgtttttatatttaataatattaaattattttttagattttatttgaaaatttgagaaagttgtaatgattcaaaagtgtttgtgtttgaataatatttgggaaaaaaatgagatgagatgagatgagatagtttgtaaatagtagtaagatgatttgtgaatattagtaaaatgttttaaattaagtatttattgggctttggaaaaacagaaaaaaaaaattgaataaaaaatattataaagttcaaatgttatttttatttttaggatttgaaaaagatgaattatctttttattttttgtttaaaattttggaaaaattttaatgattagtttgaaaaaattgtaataattagtttgaaagagtttgtattttaatgatatttggaaagaaaatgagataaaatgagtaatgataGGATGGGATGAGATATGTTTACAAACATCCTTAAGTGTTAGAACTGAATCTTCAGTTAGGGAGCCCTCCCGCGCACAAAATAAGAAAGTAATGtatataaatacaatattaaAGCTTTAGTGATATATAGGTTTCGGAATTTTGGGAACTtgtttgtaacgccccgttcctggagatccagagagttaactcctatttgtaacgccccgttctcggaggtccggagagttaactcttaatacctcaaatcaacttaaatagtacaactataaaatccgaaaaatccaataaaatattaatcaatttaatcaatccaaatatctaagttcctccatggggacaataaagaaaatctcaataacataaattaaaaactctctaaaactcaaaattattcttaactcatcaaatcaaaatatccgaaacataaattcagtttactaactacgactctcaaataagcacttgtaccatcgggcacttattccactctgatcattacacctgctaaaactttctactcttgttctccagttgaaccatcaaaaatatctgaaaaatataaggagataaggggtgagttatcaacaactcagtaagcagaggacatatactagtgtgtaaacatgagcatttacagagttcagaatgcagaacaaaaatattttcttttagaatgcataatcagaataatgttttcaaaatgcagcgtctgaacatattatcaaaaatatcagagcgaaagttcgaaaacattcataatcaaaatccatttggcatagcagaaactgaaacatcacatcttatcttatcatatcagaacaattaccatgtttaacctccgtggtagggttgtgcaaaccccggtagctaaccgagcagaaatagaatgtgaatcttccccttattcattctcggagccccgagtgtgcacataggaaagaccacgcagaaaaccactttgtttccaaagtgggtgcaccagaaacagaaaagttggtaccaacactaacagaggccacagttttacacccgtggtgagctTAGAACggaacaaaaacagaatgttatgccagaggttttcagaaatcacatcagatcatatcagagtacagaaaattttcagaacagaacaaaatcattacacaacataatttatgcacaaaatttcatattcgctctcttttttcaaagttcagaaacagaatgtcaaaaataatctcatgtctacaccagtcatgacagaaaataatttcttcttaaacagaatctcatgagtaatgcagaacaaataactgaggcagttcaagtttcttttcaacatcaaatatgtatatttttcaaaaataacctcaactcattttattttaaatgcaaagtctagcataggaaccccgcttacctgaacttcttagcttttacggaattcctcaaaaacgtcgaacaataattaatcgtcacctataaaataatcacgtaattctcataaatttccaatcaaccactgatttcgatatttaatcctaaacttctaaaataacctatttaattcctcaaaacctaaaattctcataatgccctcattttccaaaaaccatcaatatccatttAAACGAATTCGTaccaaataagaatttaatcaagaagtattaaaataaaaataaaactcaataaaaattaatattcaaaatatttaaaataccagcaacattttataaataaaaagaatacattggttacaaaaatttccataaaataagtcatgaaaaactcttctcttaagaaaaatggtttacttcctttaattaaaaatattattaaaatacaaatataatatttattgaaacttaaaacaaaactcattcaaacataaatcccaaaaataaaacttctcacccgaaaattttaggttaaacctaccttccatatatatatatatatatatatatatatatatatatatatattaggtcaaaGCTAGTAAGTTCCCAACCTAggttaaaactttccatatataatctatatataaagtaggtACAAATAACTTATAAGcagaaaccaaacaaagaaaatacacGGTATTAACACATGCGGCGCCAGGAagttacccaagggaaaccgaggcacacGTCGAGGGTGAGGTGCAACGGGGTTGGCTGGAGGGACTGCGGTGGTGCGGCTGAAGAGCAGGAGCGCGGCGGAGCTTCCGTCAAGCAGCGCTGGGCACgagacaaagagagggagaggtgagcgagagagggcggagagaaaggagggaggtactcaccgtgaggggTGCTACGTCTGGGGTGGCCTGAGGGTGTTCAGCGCCCTTATCCACGCGGGTGTCGACGGCTTGGAGTGGCTGGAGCGGTGCGGTGCAGTGCAGTGGTCCAATGGGTGGACCTCTGTTTCGGGAggctaaaaacaggggaataaacGGCTGGGTTCCCGTGACAGGGGTGGGTTGCTGTAGAGCTAACCGTGGTGGTTTTCGTGAGGTGGGGACACAACGTGGTGGGGTTCTCGGTGGAGGGAATTGCAGTGGATTATGGTAGTTGAACGTTGCTCTGTTTTTAGATacaaaaacaaaggaaaccGAAGCTTGCAGTAGCGGCTACGGGGGCGTTGGGCTACAGCTCTGTGTGGCTGGGCACGATGGTGAGGTGCAGGGACGGTGCTAAGGGGGTCCTAACGCAGAGGCAGCAACGTGGCTACGTGGGGTTCACAGTTTGCCCACGGGCTGGGCGGTGGGGCTATCACACGGTGGTATGCATGGCTGTGTGCGTGAAACAAAGGTTGGGCACGGCAGGGTGGTTAACGTGGGGTTGAGGAGCCTTGGGGAAGATGAATACAATGGCAAGAGGGGCTGGGCTGGCTTGCGAAGAGGAGGAATTTCTGGGCTACAGATtcgcgtgggaaggcagcggcgGCAGCTTTCTACATGCCCAAGGGATAAGTGTatctgtgtgtatatatatatatatatatatatatttatgtgatgagaaaaccctagagggatgagggagacTTGCGTGTGGAGagtgttgaaaaaaatagacgtgtgtgtgcatgcatgccgtgaacgaatgcGTGTGTATGCATGCCGTGGATGAGAGGCAGAccaagggaaaaaagaaaaaaaataaaaacagaaagaaatgaaaacaaaattaaatctggtgtttaaaaacaaaaaataaacatgtgaagaaaaatataataaaataaataaataaacggccaagatctccaaataaataaataaataaaaaatccatagtccaactataccgattttgggtctgggtgttacactattactcaagaacatcaccgataataaataataaataaacagaaacTCCATAAAATGCTTAACTTATGTGTCCCTCCACAGAAATActaaacaaaaatctcaataaaataaataacatccccacaaagactcaaattattcataacttgaCGTATCAAAATAACCGCTAGAGATAAAACTACTAAATATGATCCTCCAAAATAATTGTACCCTTAGCACTCATTCATCTATGATTATCAAACTTTTCCAATACTTCCTACTCTTATTTTCCAGTTgaaccataaaaatatcttaaaaatgttatggagataagtagtgagttatcacaactcaataagcagagaacatatgctagtatgtaaacatgagcattttcacagagtttagaatgcagaaacaaaacatttcagttttaatatgtaaatctcaaaaatacatattatcataaaatcagagcgacattccaaacatttcatattcagaaaccaacttttcatattcaaagactcatttggcacaacatgactgaacatttttatcttatcatatcatatcagaacagaggtcatgtataacccctgtggtagggttgttcATTATGCtaaaagccaagcagaacataaatcaccatattattaaagcgattgcactcataTCAGAGACCACAATTATATTTCATGGTAGGGCCAAAGGTTACTATTGTATCACGTGACAAGGCCAGacgtcactattatatcccatgataGGGCCAgagatcactattatatctcatgacagggctagaggtcactattaaaTCCCATGACAAAgtcacatatcagagcaaaacagaatcaaaatcaccatatcataatcagagtcagaacagattCAGAAAGTTATGCCAAatgtttttcagatgccacatcatatcaaaatagagcactgaaatttagatcatttcacattttctaaaacagattcagaacatcttcacgtcacatgcaaaatttgtcaaattttcatatttgctcatttttctcagttcaataacagaatgcaaacaataagctcatgtctacccAGTCATGTCAGAAAAATacattattcttatacagaatttcatacatatgcagaacacatatatgaggttgttttaagatttcttttcaaaacaaacacgc
This genomic interval from Juglans regia cultivar Chandler chromosome 3, Walnut 2.0, whole genome shotgun sequence contains the following:
- the LOC108990917 gene encoding uncharacterized protein LOC108990917, giving the protein MASAIPQPLWPLFRQHRSSSRFLISRNPPQKCTAKKKSDNVSSCLPRLPDLRLRHYNTSHLPLSLCPCLRLPRPPLHFLLQPRSPPFRHSLPLMNTYQAAAQDSTTQPSTKTVRVAIRGRVQGVFYRKWTVDNANQLGLKGWVRNKRDGSVEALFSGSHDAVQEMEQRCRRGPADALVTGLEVFPCSEDPGSGFELKPTV